In the Euphorbia lathyris chromosome 5, ddEupLath1.1, whole genome shotgun sequence genome, one interval contains:
- the LOC136230214 gene encoding uncharacterized protein isoform X2, with protein sequence MGMLKSNLKPMDAEDCESFTDVYWIKFRFVSNARFAKRKLDEFVFLGNRLQVSYAPEFETLSDTQDKLEGRRKEVLSRLNSGRSNGPRVHNSSTSSETLLRAPAPQTDYISHHLDYNQFGSSAESNHKPQINNPPITRVSSDQEYFPSNSMNHTVKLVREKLNKIESSAEHLEAAPASKKTRVDNRRRI encoded by the exons ATGGGGATGTTGAAGAGTAA CCTTAAACCTATGGATGCTGAGGATTGTGAGTCATTTACTGATGTTTATTGGATCAAATTTCGTTTTGTCAGCAATGCCAG GTTCGCAAAGAGAAAACTGGATGAGTTTGTTTTTCTGGGAAATCGATTGCAAGTCTCTTATGCGCCTGAATTTGAGACCCTGTCCGATACTCAGGACAAGTTAGAGGGAAGACGAAAGGAGGTGCTTTCCCGATTGAACT CTGGAAGATCCAATGGCCCTAGAGTTCATAACTCTAGTACTTCAAGTGAGACTTTGTTGCGCGCACCTGCTCCCCAAACAGACTACATTTCTCATCATCTAGACTATAACCAGTTTGG GAGCTCTGCAGAATCAAATCACAAGCCTCAGATAAACAATCCTCCTATTACACGAGTTTCCTCTGATCAG GAGTATTTTCCTTCCAACTCAATGAATCATACTGTTAAGTTGGTGAGAGAAAAGCTCAATAAG aTTGAGTCGAGTGCTGAGCATTTAGAAGCTGCGCCAGCATCGAAGAAAACACGGGTTGATAATAGACGAAGAATCTAG
- the LOC136229244 gene encoding BOI-related E3 ubiquitin-protein ligase 1 isoform X1: protein MLGGNNNNPLLPVFVDDNHIQYQTNPSNQLQLFGNFPAGCSVDPVNYFGNEHMTPMLRPNKRGREAEDFNRQQKLQISLNYNIQDEADRSASIPNPNPVSTGLRLSYDDDERNSTVTSASGSMTVAPSMILSLGDNIRSELDRQKEEFDQYIKIQEEHLAKGVRDMKQRHIASFVSAIEKGVNKKLREKDLEIENMNRKNKELIDRIKQVAMEAQNWHYRAKYNESVVNVLKSNLQQAISQGADQGKEGFGDSEVDDAASYIDPNNFLNFPVGAATGRPLSRNYQGLKEHMTCRTCKSKEVCMLLMPCRHLCLCKDCDMLTNVCPVCQLIKTSSVQVYLS from the exons ATGTTGGGAGGCAACAACAATAATCCTCTGCTTCCAGTTTTTGTGGATGATAATCATATACAGTACCAGACTAATCCTTCAAATCAGCTGCAGTTATTCGGTAATT TCCCAGCTGGATGTAGTGTTGATCCAGTGAATTATTTCGGGAATGAGCATATGACACCTATGCTTCGGCCCAATAAAAGGGGTCGGGAAGCAGAAGATTTCAATAGACAGCAAAAGTTACAGATTTCTTTAAATTATAACATTCAAGATGAAGCTGATCGCTCAGCAAGCATTCCAAATCCTAACCCTGTATCAACAGGATTACGGTTATCGTATGATGATGATGAACGCAACTCAACTGTCACTTCCGCAAGTGGAAGTATGACTGTAGCACCATCAATGATCTTGTCCCTTGGTGATAATATCAGGTCTGAGCTTGATCGGCAGAAAGAAGAGTTCGACCAGTATATCAAGATTCAG GAAGAGCACCTCGCTAAGGGGGTGAGGGACATGAAACAGAGACATATTGCTTCTTTTGTTTCTGCTATTGAGAAAGGTGTAAACAAGAAGCTGCGTGAGAAAGATCTCGAAATAGAGAACATGAATCGTAAAAACAAAGAATTGATCGATCGAATAAAGCAGGTGGCTATGGAAGCACAGAATTGGCACTACAGAGCAAAATACAATGAGTCAGTTGTCAACGTTCTTAAGAGCAACCTTCAACAGGCAATATCACAAGGTGCTGATCAAGGAAAGGAAGGATTTGGGGATAGCGAGGTTGATGATGCCGCTTCGTACATTGACCCTAACAACTTCCTGAACTTCCCAGTTGGGGCTGCAACCGGAAGACCGCTCTCGAGGAATTACCAGGGCTTGAAGGAACATATGACTTGTCGGACGTGCAAATCAAAGGAGGTTTGCATGTTGTTGATGCCTTGCAGGCATTTATGTTTATGTAAAGACTGTGATATGTTAACCAATGTGTGTCCTGTATGCCAGTTGATCAAAACTTCTAGTGTTCAAGTGTACTTGTCCTAA
- the LOC136230214 gene encoding uncharacterized protein isoform X1: MPRYKDEPTAVRVYTVCDESRYLIVRNVPALGCGDDLLKLFASYGDVEDLKPMDAEDCESFTDVYWIKFRFVSNARFAKRKLDEFVFLGNRLQVSYAPEFETLSDTQDKLEGRRKEVLSRLNSGRSNGPRVHNSSTSSETLLRAPAPQTDYISHHLDYNQFGSSAESNHKPQINNPPITRVSSDQEYFPSNSMNHTVKLVREKLNKIESSAEHLEAAPASKKTRVDNRRRI; encoded by the exons ATGCCTCGATACAAAGATGAGCCTACTGCGGTTCGTGTTTACACTGTCTGTGATGAATCGAG ATATTTGATTGTAAGAAATGTTCCTGCTTTGGGTTGTGGTGATGATTTGCTGAAGCTTTTCGCTTCCTATGGGGATGTTGAAGA CCTTAAACCTATGGATGCTGAGGATTGTGAGTCATTTACTGATGTTTATTGGATCAAATTTCGTTTTGTCAGCAATGCCAG GTTCGCAAAGAGAAAACTGGATGAGTTTGTTTTTCTGGGAAATCGATTGCAAGTCTCTTATGCGCCTGAATTTGAGACCCTGTCCGATACTCAGGACAAGTTAGAGGGAAGACGAAAGGAGGTGCTTTCCCGATTGAACT CTGGAAGATCCAATGGCCCTAGAGTTCATAACTCTAGTACTTCAAGTGAGACTTTGTTGCGCGCACCTGCTCCCCAAACAGACTACATTTCTCATCATCTAGACTATAACCAGTTTGG GAGCTCTGCAGAATCAAATCACAAGCCTCAGATAAACAATCCTCCTATTACACGAGTTTCCTCTGATCAG GAGTATTTTCCTTCCAACTCAATGAATCATACTGTTAAGTTGGTGAGAGAAAAGCTCAATAAG aTTGAGTCGAGTGCTGAGCATTTAGAAGCTGCGCCAGCATCGAAGAAAACACGGGTTGATAATAGACGAAGAATCTAG
- the LOC136229244 gene encoding BOI-related E3 ubiquitin-protein ligase 1 isoform X2: protein MLGGNNNNPLLPVFVDDNHIQYQTNPSNQLQLFVPAGCSVDPVNYFGNEHMTPMLRPNKRGREAEDFNRQQKLQISLNYNIQDEADRSASIPNPNPVSTGLRLSYDDDERNSTVTSASGSMTVAPSMILSLGDNIRSELDRQKEEFDQYIKIQEEHLAKGVRDMKQRHIASFVSAIEKGVNKKLREKDLEIENMNRKNKELIDRIKQVAMEAQNWHYRAKYNESVVNVLKSNLQQAISQGADQGKEGFGDSEVDDAASYIDPNNFLNFPVGAATGRPLSRNYQGLKEHMTCRTCKSKEVCMLLMPCRHLCLCKDCDMLTNVCPVCQLIKTSSVQVYLS, encoded by the exons ATGTTGGGAGGCAACAACAATAATCCTCTGCTTCCAGTTTTTGTGGATGATAATCATATACAGTACCAGACTAATCCTTCAAATCAGCTGCAGTTATTCG TCCCAGCTGGATGTAGTGTTGATCCAGTGAATTATTTCGGGAATGAGCATATGACACCTATGCTTCGGCCCAATAAAAGGGGTCGGGAAGCAGAAGATTTCAATAGACAGCAAAAGTTACAGATTTCTTTAAATTATAACATTCAAGATGAAGCTGATCGCTCAGCAAGCATTCCAAATCCTAACCCTGTATCAACAGGATTACGGTTATCGTATGATGATGATGAACGCAACTCAACTGTCACTTCCGCAAGTGGAAGTATGACTGTAGCACCATCAATGATCTTGTCCCTTGGTGATAATATCAGGTCTGAGCTTGATCGGCAGAAAGAAGAGTTCGACCAGTATATCAAGATTCAG GAAGAGCACCTCGCTAAGGGGGTGAGGGACATGAAACAGAGACATATTGCTTCTTTTGTTTCTGCTATTGAGAAAGGTGTAAACAAGAAGCTGCGTGAGAAAGATCTCGAAATAGAGAACATGAATCGTAAAAACAAAGAATTGATCGATCGAATAAAGCAGGTGGCTATGGAAGCACAGAATTGGCACTACAGAGCAAAATACAATGAGTCAGTTGTCAACGTTCTTAAGAGCAACCTTCAACAGGCAATATCACAAGGTGCTGATCAAGGAAAGGAAGGATTTGGGGATAGCGAGGTTGATGATGCCGCTTCGTACATTGACCCTAACAACTTCCTGAACTTCCCAGTTGGGGCTGCAACCGGAAGACCGCTCTCGAGGAATTACCAGGGCTTGAAGGAACATATGACTTGTCGGACGTGCAAATCAAAGGAGGTTTGCATGTTGTTGATGCCTTGCAGGCATTTATGTTTATGTAAAGACTGTGATATGTTAACCAATGTGTGTCCTGTATGCCAGTTGATCAAAACTTCTAGTGTTCAAGTGTACTTGTCCTAA